Proteins found in one Roseimicrobium gellanilyticum genomic segment:
- a CDS encoding cation transporter, which produces MKSITLLTTAILLTLGLTARAETTVTLTGLHNCCGSCEKGITKALTSVKDVTAVVEDDKATITAKTKAGADKAIDALLAAGYYGVGAPEQKIADKKVKSATVSGTHLCCGKCVTGIANAIKDVPGATTHTATKGAKTFTVEGDFNLKDLLAALNKAGYHGEIK; this is translated from the coding sequence ATGAAATCCATCACTCTGCTTACCACCGCCATTCTCCTCACTCTGGGCCTTACCGCCCGTGCGGAAACCACCGTTACCCTCACCGGCCTGCACAATTGCTGCGGCTCCTGCGAAAAGGGCATCACCAAGGCGCTCACCAGCGTCAAGGACGTGACCGCTGTCGTAGAAGACGACAAGGCCACCATCACCGCCAAGACCAAGGCAGGTGCCGACAAGGCCATCGACGCTCTTCTCGCCGCCGGCTACTACGGCGTTGGCGCTCCTGAGCAGAAGATCGCCGACAAGAAAGTGAAGTCCGCCACTGTGAGCGGCACCCACCTGTGCTGCGGCAAGTGCGTCACTGGGATCGCCAACGCCATCAAGGACGTCCCCGGCGCCACCACCCACACCGCCACCAAGGGCGCGAAAACCTTCACGGTGGAAGGTGACTTCAACCTGAAGGATCTCCTTGCCGCCCTGAACAAGGCTGGATACCACGGCGAAATCAAGTAA
- a CDS encoding GDSL-type esterase/lipase family protein produces the protein MKRNHFVPFAFFCGCLLSCAIAPDAAAQESIRIITLGDSITKAVRPGVTTEQSFAALVQKQLRAQGLNIEVQNVGIGGERTDQALLRLDKAVIAQKPHLVTIMYGTNDGWVDKEKTESRLPLNKYEANLRELVSRLKTADIQPVLMTEPMFGEKNPKNGLGEDGNTRLAQYMELCRKVARETQTPLVDHFGHWGFMQTKLKHVLQDWTTDGCHPNPVGQEILAQRITQVLLPLTQRLADKHKAWQSDAPYRVQVDVLTRGYDGKMCWVHPRAGIIPGNPNSVVFTMQRLLLTGSDVFYALNDMRSDDLGETWTAPKEHLAELGRRNEENDIVVATCDFWPKWHAKSGKLLGIGHTVRYENNRVMHQRKRETSFSVYDDKTRTWTPWAMLDMPAEAKFYNSGAGCVQRVDLESGDILLPIYFQAKGDKYYRVTVLRCSFDGKTLKYVSHGTELELESGRGVYEPSLTRWKGKYYLTLRNDTAGYVSVSDDGQAFGPIKKWTWEDGTELGTYNTQAHWVNHDDALHLVYTRRGAYNDHIMRNRAPLFMAQVDTGKLVVRRDTERIILPENGSRFGNFGITEVNENETWVTDSDWMQTHGPSYIIPKNNAYGADDRIYAARILWTKPNTGWDKR, from the coding sequence ATGAAGCGAAATCACTTTGTGCCTTTTGCGTTTTTTTGCGGCTGTCTCCTTTCATGCGCCATCGCCCCTGATGCCGCGGCACAAGAGAGCATCCGCATCATCACACTGGGTGACTCCATCACCAAGGCCGTGCGACCCGGGGTGACCACGGAGCAAAGCTTCGCCGCCCTCGTGCAGAAGCAGCTCCGTGCCCAAGGCTTGAACATCGAAGTGCAGAACGTCGGCATCGGAGGTGAACGCACGGACCAGGCACTGCTCCGGCTTGACAAGGCGGTGATTGCACAAAAGCCACACCTCGTGACCATCATGTACGGCACCAATGATGGCTGGGTGGACAAGGAGAAGACCGAGAGCCGTCTGCCGCTCAACAAGTACGAGGCGAACCTCCGCGAATTGGTCTCTCGCCTGAAGACGGCAGACATCCAGCCCGTGCTCATGACGGAGCCGATGTTCGGCGAGAAGAATCCCAAGAACGGCCTCGGCGAAGACGGCAACACTCGTCTCGCGCAGTACATGGAACTCTGCCGCAAAGTGGCGCGCGAAACACAGACCCCGCTGGTGGATCACTTCGGTCACTGGGGCTTCATGCAGACGAAGCTCAAGCACGTGCTCCAGGACTGGACCACAGACGGCTGCCACCCGAATCCCGTCGGCCAGGAAATTCTCGCGCAACGCATCACACAGGTGCTGCTACCGCTGACACAACGTCTCGCAGACAAGCACAAGGCGTGGCAGAGCGACGCCCCCTATCGCGTGCAGGTGGATGTACTCACGCGAGGTTACGATGGCAAGATGTGCTGGGTGCATCCGCGTGCGGGCATCATTCCAGGCAATCCAAATTCCGTGGTCTTCACCATGCAGCGGCTGCTCCTCACCGGCAGTGATGTCTTCTATGCGCTGAACGACATGCGCTCTGATGATCTCGGCGAGACGTGGACCGCGCCCAAGGAACACCTGGCTGAGCTTGGCCGCCGCAATGAGGAGAATGACATTGTGGTGGCCACGTGTGACTTCTGGCCAAAGTGGCACGCGAAATCCGGCAAGCTGCTCGGCATCGGCCACACCGTGCGCTATGAAAACAACAGGGTGATGCACCAGCGGAAGCGCGAGACGAGCTTCTCCGTATACGATGACAAGACCCGCACGTGGACGCCATGGGCCATGCTCGACATGCCCGCTGAGGCCAAGTTTTACAACAGCGGCGCAGGCTGCGTGCAGCGTGTGGACCTCGAGAGTGGCGACATTCTGTTGCCCATCTACTTCCAGGCGAAGGGCGACAAGTACTATCGAGTCACCGTGCTGCGTTGCTCCTTCGACGGCAAAACGCTGAAGTACGTGAGCCATGGCACGGAGCTCGAACTTGAGTCCGGTCGCGGCGTGTATGAGCCCTCGCTCACACGATGGAAGGGCAAGTACTATCTCACTCTCCGCAATGACACCGCCGGCTATGTGAGCGTGAGTGATGACGGTCAAGCCTTTGGCCCCATCAAGAAGTGGACTTGGGAGGACGGCACTGAACTCGGCACTTACAACACGCAGGCACACTGGGTGAATCACGACGATGCGCTCCATCTCGTATACACCAGGCGCGGCGCGTACAATGACCACATCATGCGCAATCGCGCCCCGCTCTTCATGGCCCAGGTGGACACCGGGAAGCTCGTGGTGCGTCGCGACACCGAGCGCATCATCCTGCCCGAAAACGGGTCCCGTTTTGGGAACTTCGGCATCACCGAGGTGAACGAGAATGAAACGTGGGTCACCGACTCGGACTGGATGCAGACGCACGGGCCGAGCTACATCATCCCCAAGAACAACGCCTATGGCGCGGATGACCGAATCTACGCAGCTCGCATTTTGTGGACCAAGCCGAATACGGGGTGGGATAAGAGATAA
- a CDS encoding DUF998 domain-containing protein has product MAFLAGHLLSAGTTWNFSDGKTLNPWDNYVSDYAYRSPVWWLFTGCMLAFAVVQAWFAWRIFSSSTHSAKEFLVVSCFAFGALSMIEVAVFPVKPPEISLEELQARMDAGAWDRLWASMKGVFHQATERSAHEVFTAFSGDRAHFLAITRSMAALLLGMAASLLLDQCRRGRGAILVLIVVALAAQVVAMVTGRQWLPGLWQRVGFLAVFGWMLVMRHLLFNARLTR; this is encoded by the coding sequence GTGGCCTTTCTTGCAGGGCACCTGTTGAGCGCGGGAACCACATGGAACTTCAGTGATGGGAAGACCCTCAATCCATGGGACAACTATGTCAGTGACTATGCTTACCGTAGTCCGGTCTGGTGGTTGTTTACGGGGTGCATGCTGGCATTTGCGGTGGTGCAGGCATGGTTTGCATGGCGGATTTTTTCGTCCTCCACACATTCAGCAAAAGAATTTCTCGTGGTGTCATGTTTCGCTTTTGGTGCGTTGAGCATGATTGAGGTCGCCGTGTTTCCGGTCAAACCGCCGGAAATCAGCCTTGAAGAACTGCAGGCGAGGATGGATGCCGGCGCGTGGGACAGACTGTGGGCCTCCATGAAAGGGGTCTTCCATCAGGCCACGGAGCGCTCTGCTCATGAAGTCTTCACCGCCTTTTCAGGGGACAGGGCTCACTTCCTTGCGATCACGCGTTCCATGGCCGCATTGCTGTTGGGGATGGCTGCAAGCCTTCTGCTGGATCAGTGCCGGCGAGGGCGAGGGGCAATCCTTGTGCTGATTGTGGTCGCGCTGGCGGCACAGGTCGTGGCAATGGTCACGGGGCGTCAATGGCTTCCCGGACTGTGGCAGCGCGTGGGCTTTCTGGCAGTGTTCGGTTGGATGCTGGTGATGCGACACCTGCTCTTCAACGCACGGCTGACGAGGTAA